Within the Telopea speciosissima isolate NSW1024214 ecotype Mountain lineage chromosome 4, Tspe_v1, whole genome shotgun sequence genome, the region AGAGCAAGATGAAGGTTGACTCTATAATTGGGACAGCACTTATTGACATGTATGCCAAGTGTGGGAGCATAGAAAATGCAATGAGGATCTTCGATATGTTGGCATCAAAGGATGTGTTCTCATGGACAGCCATGATTGGAGGACTAGCAGTGAATGGCAATGGCAAGAAAGCTTTAGAGTTGTTTGGTCAAATGGAAAGAGCTGGGGTGAGGCCTAACGAGGTCACCTTTGTTGGTGTGCTTTGTGCCTGCTGCCATGGTGGCTGGGTGGAATTGGgtagaaaatattttaattcaatGAGAACGATATATGGTATTGAACCACAAATTGAGCACTATGGCTGTATGGTAGACACACTTGGACGCGCTGGCCTTTTGGAAGAAGCAGTTTCTTTTATAGAAACCATTCCCATGAAAGCAAATCCTGTGTTATGGGGTGCTCTGCTTGGAGCTTGTTGGATACATGGGAATGCCAAAATAGGGGAGTATGTAGGTGACCACCTTGTTAACCTTGAACCAAATGATGGTGGTGTATATGTGCTTTTGTCTAACATCTATGCCACCGTTGGAAGGTGGGATGATGTGAGGAAGATGAGAATGTTAATGAAATCAAAGGGCCTACGAAAGAGCCCAGGCTGTAGCTCACTAGAGGTCCATGGTACAATTCATGAATTTTATGTGGGAGACAAATCTCACCTTAGAGCAGAAGAAATCTATATAATGTTAGAGATGATCACATCAAGATTGAGAAATGCAGGTTACACACCAAATACGTCTCCAGTGTTATTTGAcatagaagatgaagagaaagaaaatgttgTTTCATATCACAGTGAGAAATTAGCGATAGCCTTTGGGCTCATCAGCATTGAAGAAGGTGTACCCATCAGAATAGTCAAGAACCTTCGAGTTTGTCGTGATTGTCACACTGCTATGAAGTTCATATCTAAACTTTTCAATCGAGAAATAGTCTTGAGGGATAGGAATGTGTTCCATTACTTCAGAGATGGGTCTTGTTCTTGCAAGGACTATTGGTGACATCTTTATTGAGCTATGTGATATCCCTCTCTTGAATAGTTGAGTTGTTTAATATTCCTTATCAATGACCGCCTCATCAACAATGTTGGCATCTAGAAGTTGGATCAAAtagttttcttttcccatgATATGGTAAGAAATACTATCAACTCCTTACAATTTGAAGTTTTTAAAATTATGTCAGTAGCTTAACTATATTAACTAGTAGATTGTAATTGTCAAGAAGGACAAGTAGAGGGGATAGAGATTACAGGGATCAGTTGGAGGAGAGTCTGCCACTTCAAAACTCAATGGAAACAAATATGAACAAAAACATAACCTACAAGTCTGCAACAGATATTAGAAAACTCTTGCCACTCCAAATCCCAACAGTCTACCACCCCATATCCCAGCAAGAAAATGTACAAATTCGTGAAATTTTACTAGTACATTGTAAGAAAAAGAGTCCTAGAAGCATTTCAAACAAGGAATTATATTGTTTCAATCCATGAAAAACAAAGTCCTAAATAAGAATTATTTATCTATagattttttaatagaagaaaaaggaaaaaggcaTACCCTTTTGAAGATGTGAATCTAAAATACTTTGTTGAatgagttgaagaagaagacttgaaCCTCTCATagtaaattttagaagaaaaattaTAGATTATCACAATTTGATGAAGCCACTAGAATTTTCAAGGATCTCACAAGCAATCAGGGTGCTCACCCCAACTGGATAGGTATACCACAATCCGGTATTTTGAGCTTCCAAAAGAGATCCCCTTGCCTGTGTGACCTTGAGATATTTATATCTCTAGGGTGGAGAAGACCAGCCATAAATTCCAACCCTAAGTGAGATGCTAGCCACCTAATATTCATATCCAGAATGCCTCTTAGGCTTACCTTGGCAATtaccaaaaatgcccccaaacaaaaaGGGACCAAAAATACAAAACTGTCATTGCcgaaaaacaaatcaaaattggtTTTGCTCATtaagatagaaaataaataatatttttatatcaataaataaaaacaattttCACAAAATCATTTTGACaataaaacattttaaattgGCAGTTTGTAGGTACGCGTACACTTCCGTAATTATCAAGTCAGTGGCAATGGAATATTAGTCACTAGGATCAACACTCAACGTACACGAGGTCTTTCCATGGATGGACTCCACAGACCTTATGTGTACTGGCCATCAAGAGACTAGTCTTCATGTCTCCCATAGTCTGAGTAATTTTGATTTGCACCCCTCAAACCTATCACAGTCCAACAATGCATACATAAACATGTAATACATCATGATAGGTGCGGTCAGGTCAAGGACTACAAAGTGGCTCATCAGGATGATTATCCAAAACACCAGTCCATTAGCCAAGTAGACCAAAAACCATGGtaccaatttaattaattttacaaATCACAAAATATAAATGCCACATGACATATGCCACAAAATGAGAATATAGAAATATCCAATAATGTgcaaaaattacacaaaatatATTTGTGTTAGGCCACAATTCTAACAGTCTCCCACTTGGCCTGATATAATCTCATATTCATTGCATGTTTCTCAAATACACCAAAAGGCAAACATTTTGTAAAGGGGTTAGCCAAGTTAGACTTAGATGGCACTCTCTGAACATCTACCTCTTTTTTCTTAATACATCACGAATATAGTGATATCGACCCTCTATATGCTTGGCACGAGAATGGCACTTTGGGTCTTTAGTGATGGCAATTGCTGAATTGTTGTCACATAATAAGGGAATAGGCTTTTCCACACAATCCACTATCAGGAGTTCTGATAAGAACTTTCGAAGATACACTGCTTCTTTAGTTACGGCATTTAAAGCAATAtattcagcttccatagtggaTTGAGCAACACAttcttgtttcttgcttttccaagaAATTGTACCACGACATAAAGTAAATATATAACCAGAGGTAGATTTTTGCTATCAACACATCCTTGATAATCGTGTAATTAGAATACCCAATGATATTAGGCTCATTAGAATGATAAGTCAACCTAAAGCCTTTTGTTCAAGCTTTAGATATCTCATTATCCATTGCAAACAGCTCAATCTAATGCATTCTACCCAAAtctttcatctcaaaagtattaattaaccattgttttatttttatcaacATAATTGCATCATTTTCTGCAAGTagaatatcatccacatataatGTAAGAAATGCAACCTTGTTACCTTCTTTCTTCACATAGATACAAGCTTCAGAAGTATTTTGTGTAAATTCAATTCCTACAATTGAATCATGGAACCGTAAATTCCATTATCGTGAAGCTTGTTTCAATTCATATATAGATTTCTCTAACTTGCAGACTTTGTCTTCATCTCCCTCAGAAATAAAACCTCCAGGTTGATCTATAAAAACATCTCCATCAAGGTTCCCATTTAAGAATGCAGtctttacatccatttgataaagttcaaaatcaaaatatgcAACCAAGGCCAATATAGCACGAACAGATTGTATCCTCACAACTGGTGAAAAAGTTTCATCATAATAAACACCATATTCTTGGGTGTAGCCTTTAGCATCAAGCCTTGCTTTGaacttttcaacattttcatacacatccttctttcttttaaaaatccaCTTGCAACCAACAACTTTAGTGTTCATAGGTCTATCAACCAATCTCCATACACCATTTTTATGCATAGAGTTGATTTCATCTTGCATTGCAACAACCCGCTGTTGAGAATCAACATCTGACATAGCTTGAGAATATGTAACAGGGTCCTCAACAACTTCAATAATAGACATTCTTTCATATGTTTCTcccaaataaacataaaaatttgACATGGCTGGAGCTTTTGATACCCTTTCACTTCTTCTTATTGGCTGAAGAAGTTCCTTACGCTTCTTTTGGCTTGAAGATATAATAGGATTTGAGGATCCCTCATCCATAGGGTTTGGATGACTTTCATCAATTTCAGCTAATTCCTCCAAAACTCTTTTATCAACATTTTTTGTACTCCCACTATCAAAACGATCCTCCAAGAATGTCACATTCTTGCTCTCAATTATCACTTTGTACTCAAGATCATACAACTTATATCCTTTTGAACGGTGACGATACCCAACCATAATACACCTTCTAGTTTTGGATAACAATTTATTTCTATCTGGATCAGGAATCAAAACATGAGCAATACACCCCCACACTCGAATATGAGCAATACTGGCTTGCTTAACATAAAACATCTCATAAGGGGTTGAATCCACTATTTTGGTGGGAACTCTGTTAAGTATATGCATATCTGTATATAAAGCTTCCCCTCAAAAAGTAGTTAGCAAATTTGCTCTAGCCATCATTGATCGAACCATATCAAGCAAAGTTCAATTCTGCCTTTCTACAATCCCATTAGGTTTTGGAGTGTGAGGTGGAGTTCGAAAATGCTTAATGCCATTTTTAAGGCAATACTTCTCAAAATCATCAGATAAATATTCTCCACCTTTATTTGAGTTTAGTGACTTAATCACTAACCCAGTCAACTTCTCAACTTCAAGTcgaaatgttttaaaaaaactcTAGGGCTTCAGATTTATGTTTCATCAGATACATAAAACCAAATCTAGAAAAATCATCAGTAAAAGTAATAAAATAGCAAAAACCACCTCTGGCAGTGATGTTCATAGGTCCAATACATCAGTATGTATCCTTtataaaacataagaaaatctTTCACCTTTTGGATAAGACTTTTTAGTTATTTTTTCAGAAATGCAACTTTCACATGTTGGGAATTTTTCTAGAGTTACTCCAGTTAATATGCCAGACTTAATCAATTTGCCAATTTTATCTATATTGATGTGCTCCAGTCTCAAATGCCAAAGATAAGTAGAATTATCTTTCACAACAAAATCCATATCACACACAATATTACCACACAATTGCATCTGATACATATTATTGTTTCTAAAATCATGCAAAATAATTTTACCATCTATACTCATTAAAAATcttctattttcaaaataaaactcaTATCCAAGTATTTTCAGCATTGAAACAGATAACAAATTTTTCCTAAGATTAGGAGCATACAAACATTCAATTAGATAAAAAACTGTTCCATCATTTAACTTAAATTCAAAAAACTCCAACTCCTTCAATCTCCACCTTGTCATCATTTCCCATGTAGATGAAGCTGGTATTATCACTTATTCTCCTTAGCTGTTTGAACCCCTGCAAGGTATTGGAGACATGTACAGTTGCTCCAGAATCAGTCCACCATGATCCAGATTTAATAATGGTAGTATTAATCTCATCTAGAATCAAAGTAGCAAACATACCTTGGGGTTGTTTTCCAGCAGTCCTTAAGAAAGAGTAGCATTGAGATTTTTTATGTCCAGGCTTTTTGCAGAAATAATAAACTATCTGTTTTGATTTAAACTCAACATCTTGTTTCACActggttctctttttcttcccccaATATTGCTTCCTATTGTTAAACTTTTTATTCTTCTGATATTTCTTTCCATTCGTGGGTCTATCTGATTTCTACTTTATAGCATTAACTGCAAAATCTTTTTTTCTCAGCTTAGTATCTTCATGACCAGTGACCTAAGAGGTCATCCACAGACCAATCCAAACCAGAAACAAAATATATCTCCCTTACAGTTTCATAAGAATCAGGTAAAGAGGATAAAATAGtggatatttttgttttctcatcAACTGATCTTCCCTGAAGAGTTAATTCATCAGCTATGGCAATCATGTTGTTCACATGCTCTCTAGCATTTTCTCCTTCAGATAATTTAGTTTTAGTGAACTTTTCCCACAAACCTTCAATATGTTGGCTTGATTTCTTCCCAAATTTCAGTTCAAAACTATCTAGAATAGCTTTTGCAAACGGACTATTCATATAGCCATCCATGAGAAAATCAGTCATGTATCCCAACATTAAATATTTTACCTTGTTATCAGCCTCTGTCTATTTCTTATACGCAATCTTAGCAGATTTGGTAAAATGTGCTCCCGGCATAGGAGGACAATTCTTTTTAATACAAACAGAATAATTATGAAACCCAATGTACAAGTCAATTCTACGCTTCCATTCAGTATAGTTGGGTCCAGTAAGGATGTAATTTTTCATAATGTCAGACATATTTAGAGAATTAGAAGAATCAATCATCTGTCATAAGCATACAACATGCATGATAAGATCAGAGACTAAGGTCCATTACAATTTTGCACAAAAAACAAATTATTGGACATAATGTGGTAAAATCAAATAGTCCTATGATATCTCAAATCCTCCCCGTATCCGATGGGCGTAGGGAAGAACTTGATTAATCAAGAACCACAAAACATAAATCAATTATCAATCCAATAATAAATTAAACCCTTCCTGTATCCGATGGGCGTAAAGAAGAATTCAATTAATTAAGGATCAAATGTGTCTTATCCGATGGGCATCGACACACAAAAAATTCTCATGTCTATCCACAATCTTATCTCATCCATGTGATTAACCGATGGATGTCATCATGTGTGAGCATCGAAATAGTGaacaaaatatcaaaaaaaaaaaaaaaaaaaattacatcaaaTGCCCAAACCCATACACTCCCACTGAAACCAATAGGATTGTGTATATGTAGCACTAGAATATATCATAACCCATGCTCTCACAAAAAATTGAGATAGATACATATGGaacaaaattattttattttatttaattcagtcaataaaaattttatccGAATGAAAAAAATCAAGCACAATATaaagcttaaaaatatttcataATATAACAAGAGAAGCTACAAAGAACAAAAATAGCTTCACAAAAAAATGGCTTGAGTCAATGACTACATGTCAATAATAGAGCTTGATAAGCTAATAAAGGTAGGTGGCTTGAGATGAGCTAAAATACATTATATGGTTTGCAATGAGCCAAAAGTAATTAGATGGCTTGGTACAAGGTAACGTATGGAAACAATAAAAACTTTCCATCCTCCAACACAACCTATCAAGTACCAATGTCCTTTTGTATATATCAATAAGATTTTTCAAATTCCAAGAAGATTTATTAAGTTTCAACGATACCTTTTTTCAAaagttattattaatttttaattttcaatatAACTTTCAATGACTTTATTATCTTTTGCAAAATCTCTTCAAATGTCACAATCATTCAATAAATGTTTTATACAAagaatcatcttcttctcttctttctctataCGTAGAGGACTATTCAACTTCACAAACAAAAGGCTTAAAGAAACATCAAACCAAAATTATCCATGAATATATGCAAGCATATAAATAATTATCAAACTCAAAGAAGAACATATACAAATTctttttaaaagaaatagacaaTCCATAGAAcatgaaaaacaaaagaaatgatCTAGGACACTAGAGATTAGCAGAACCATCAACTGGTATCAGAGTCAGGGCATGAAAATTTTTGTTTGGCTGAGGATTCTCGAGTTTGATCTCAGGCTCCACGTCAACTCCCGCGTGAAGGGGAAGATCGGGATCTCAGGCTTCATGTTTGCCTTCTGTGTGgaaggggagattgttggaatatCCACGTATAAGACAGAAATATAGCCCCACATTGGATATGAATGGGGATGTGGGTGGATTAATAGGGGCCGCCTCTCCTTAATTGCTAGTTTTACTATAAGAAAAAGAGTCCTAGAAACATCTCAAACTAGGAATTATCTAGTTCCAATCCATGAAGGACAAAATcctaaataaaaattatttatctatagattttttaatagaagaaaaaggaaaaagacatACCCTTGTGTAGATGTGAATCTAAAATACTTTGTTGAatgagttgaagaagaagacttgaaCCTCTCTTagtaaattttagaagaaaaattGTAGATGATCACAATTTGATGAAGCCAGTAGAATTTCCAAGGATCTCACAAGCAATCAGGGTGCTTACCCCAGCTGCACAGGTATACCACAACCCGGTATTTTGAACTTCCAAAAGAGATCCCCTTGCTTATGTGACCTTGAGATATTTATATCTCTAGGGTGGAGAAGACCAACCATAAAGTTCAACCCTAAGTGAGATGCTAGCCACCTAATATCCATATCCAGAGTGCCTCTTGGGCTTACCTTGACAATtatcaaaaatgcccccaaacaaaaagggatcaaaaatacaaaactgcccttaccaaaaaataaatcaaaattggttttgcaaagatagaaaataaataatatttttatatcaatAGATAAAAACAATTTTCACAAAACCATTTTGACaataaaacattttaaattgGCAGTTTGTAGGTACGCATACACTTCCGTAATTGTCAAGTCACTGGCAATGGAATATTAATCACTAAGATCAATACTCAATGTACACGAGGTCTTTCCATGGATGGACTCCACAGACCTTATGTGTACTGACCATCAAGACACTAGTCATCATGTCTCCCATAGTCTGAGCAATTTTGACTTGCACCACTCAAACCTATCACAATCCAACAATGCATACATAAACATATAATACATCATGATAGGTGTGGTCAAGTCGAGGACTACAAAGTGGCTCATCAGGATGATCATCCAAAACACCAGTCCACTAACCAAGTAGACCAAAAACCATGGtaccaatttaattaattttataagTCACAAAATATAAATGCCACATGACATATATCACAAAATGAGAGTATAGAAATGTTCAATAATGTGCAAAAATTATACAAAATATATTTGTGTTGGGCCACACAATTCTAACATACACATCACAAAGTAGATAGACATGCAAAATTATATACACTTATAATTAAATGCTCTGAAGGCACTTAACCTCTAGACAATTTTCAAATTTGGCACTCCACTCCACCTGTTCCAGCACCGATGCCATTCTGGTTCCTTAGCTTAAGAACATAGCCCTTGCATTTTCCCTCTTTACTTTCTAGTTCAAAGAACTTGTGCCTTTAATGTTTACTCACTCTTATTTTCACTAATTCGAAATGAATCAATATATTTCTTGTTTTACAACTAGATGAAAGGTTGTTTCAACTATGTGTGAAAGGTTGATTCAAATATGTGTGACTGTATTTGTCAAAAACATGGTTCATGAAGGAGCTAGAGGAGGAACCCAATTCATAATTTAATCATTAATTGCTTTGTGATATCTAGAGTGGCCACAAGAAGAAATAGCTGGAGAAATAGTATGACATATAGTGCTTATGT harbors:
- the LOC122657391 gene encoding pentatricopeptide repeat-containing protein At1g08070, chloroplastic-like, whose amino-acid sequence is MLLAVSLITATHPTCLALIQSCTSMRQFLQIHAQMIRNFLFEDPFAASKLVEFCAVSDFGNLHYAHKLFAEISHPNTFTWNTIIRGYAKSPYPKPSLHLFNQMLQSGSTPNSFTFSFVIKACSHLAAYDEGRQLHGFILKSGVDSDLFSTNGLIHMYAACRKISLARRLFDTSYDKDSASWSSILSGYVNCGLIEQARQLFDEMPERGIVSWNAMINGYCKCGKIEAARELFNWMPSRNVESWNTLIAGYAKCSLLHCSRNLFDEMPTRNIVSWSTMITAYAQGAQPNEALALFEKMKNAKVTPNWAALVSALSACAQLGALDQGKRIHLFVDQSKMKVDSIIGTALIDMYAKCGSIENAMRIFDMLASKDVFSWTAMIGGLAVNGNGKKALELFGQMERAGVRPNEVTFVGVLCACCHGGWVELGRKYFNSMRTIYGIEPQIEHYGCMVDTLGRAGLLEEAVSFIETIPMKANPVLWGALLGACWIHGNAKIGEYVGDHLVNLEPNDGGVYVLLSNIYATVGRWDDVRKMRMLMKSKGLRKSPGCSSLEVHGTIHEFYVGDKSHLRAEEIYIMLEMITSRLRNAGYTPNTSPVLFDIEDEEKENVVSYHSEKLAIAFGLISIEEGVPIRIVKNLRVCRDCHTAMKFISKLFNREIVLRDRNVFHYFRDGSCSCKDYW